One segment of Megachile rotundata isolate GNS110a chromosome 6, iyMegRotu1, whole genome shotgun sequence DNA contains the following:
- the Synd gene encoding protein kinase C and casein kinase substrate in neurons protein Synd isoform X1, producing the protein MSHHSDDNMLIATSDSFWEPGNYKRTTKRIEDGHKLCDSLIALVQERAEIEKSYAKALKNWSKNWNDKIEKGPEYGTTEAAWKGVLVESDRLCDLHLRVKENLCNEIILHVKSWQKDTYHKSMMTLKERKEMEDAFKKAQKPWAKLLQKVEKAKSEYHNSCKTERTAANVERNASADTSLSPDQMTVCGCRAWGLRLRKTFAKSKIGDVQLVKKMQDRVQKTKEEVQKAKEKYEAALQEINQYNPKYMEDMTQVFEKCQEMEAQRLQFFKEVLFGIHKCLNISQDPVLPQIYEEFYHTINNADHEKDLKWWSNNHGVNMAMNWPQFEDYTEEFREITKGSKSKEALPAGSITLINQRPVGEDLHEFPPVNNKSKSKPTSRVISTDSGHGDNKTDTISSSKHSSEKNNHDGNSVNRTSTITNGTNVKQESNPFEEEWDEDGGEPLVDNGEPGVLVRALYDYKGAEADELSFKQGDMFEKLEDEDEQGWCKGRKDGIVGLYPANYVDLVSE; encoded by the exons ATGTCACATCACAGCGACGATAACATGCTGATAGCAACCTCGGACTCCTTCTGGGAGCCGGGTAATTACAAACGGACGACCAAAAGGATCGAGGATGGCCACAAACTGTGCGATAGTCTGATAGCTCTGGTACAGGAGAGAGCGGAGATCGAGAAGAGTTACGCGAAAGCGTTGAAAAATTGGTCGAAGAATTGGAACGATAAGATTGAGAAGGGACCTGAATATGGCACCACCGAGGCAGCATGGAAAGGAGTACTCGTTGAATCCGACAGGTTGTGCGATCTTCACCTCAGGGTCAAAGAGAACCTCTGCAACGAAATCATTCTTCACGTGAAATCGTGGCAGAAGGACACCTATCACAAG TCGATGATGACCCTAAAGGAACGCAAAGAAATGGAGGACGCGTTCAAGAAAGCGCAGAAACCATGGGCGAAGCTTTTGCAAAAAGTCGAGAAAGCAAAATCAGAGTATCACAACAGCTGTAAAACAGAACGAACCGCGGCGAACGTGGAAAGGAATGCTTCTGCTGATACTTCACTTTCGCCAGACCAG ATGACAGTTTGTGGATGTCGTGCATGGGGCCTGAGATTACGAAAAACCTTTGCGAAATCTAAAATAGGAGACGTTCAGctt GTGAAGAAGATGCAAGACAGGGTGCAGAAGACGAAGGAAGAGGTGCAGAAAGCGAAAGAAAAGTATGAAGCTGCTCTTCAGGAAATTAATCAGTACAACCCTAAGTATATGGAGGACATGACACAGGTGTTCGAAAAGTGCCAAGAAATGGAGGCGCAGCGACTTCAGTTCTTCAAAGAAGTCCTCTTCGGCATCCACAAATGCCTTAATATATCGCAGGATCCAGT ACTCCCGCAAATATACGAAGAATTCTACCACACAATAAACAACGCGGACCACGAAAAAGACTTGAAATGGTGGTCTAACAACCACGGTGTAAATATGGCCATGAACTGGCCGCAGTTCGAG GACTACACAGAGGAATTCCGTGAGATCACCAAGGGCTCGAAGTCGAAGGAGGCACTTCCGGCTGGCTCCATCACGCTCATCAATCAACGCCCGGTCGGCGAGGACCTGCAT gaGTTCCCACCTGTTAACAATAAATCAAAATCGAAACCAACATCCAGGGTAATATCAACGGACAGCGGTCACGGAGATAATAAAACGGACACGATCAGTTCCAGCAAACATTCTTCCGAGAAGAATAATCACGATGGTAATTCGGTGAACAGGACTTCCACGATTAC TAACGGTACAAACGTAAAGCAAGAATCAAATCCATTTGAAGAGGAATGGGATGAAGATGGTGGTGAACCGTTGGTCGATAATGGAGAACCTGGAGTTCTTGTGCGTGCGTTGTATGACTATAAGGGAGCCGAAGCAGACGAGCTTAGCTTTAAACAAG GTGACATGTTCGAGAAATTAGAAGACGAAGATGAGCAAGGATGGTGTAAAGGACGAAAAGATGGTATAGTGGGTCTCTATCCCGCGAATTACGTAGACCTAGTGTCTGAGTAA
- the Synd gene encoding protein kinase C and casein kinase substrate in neurons protein Synd isoform X3 has protein sequence MSHHSDDNMLIATSDSFWEPGNYKRTTKRIEDGHKLCDSLIALVQERAEIEKSYAKALKNWSKNWNDKIEKGPEYGTTEAAWKGVLVESDRLCDLHLRVKENLCNEIILHVKSWQKDTYHKSMMTLKERKEMEDAFKKAQKPWAKLLQKVEKAKSEYHNSCKTERTAANVERNASADTSLSPDQKALLVKKMQDRVQKTKEEVQKAKEKYEAALQEINQYNPKYMEDMTQVFEKCQEMEAQRLQFFKEVLFGIHKCLNISQDPVLPQIYEEFYHTINNADHEKDLKWWSNNHGVNMAMNWPQFEDYTEEFREITKGSKSKEALPAGSITLINQRPVGEDLHEFPPVNNKSKSKPTSRVISTDSGHGDNKTDTISSSKHSSEKNNHDGNSVNRTSTITNGTNVKQESNPFEEEWDEDGGEPLVDNGEPGVLVRALYDYKGAEADELSFKQGDMFEKLEDEDEQGWCKGRKDGIVGLYPANYVDLVSE, from the exons ATGTCACATCACAGCGACGATAACATGCTGATAGCAACCTCGGACTCCTTCTGGGAGCCGGGTAATTACAAACGGACGACCAAAAGGATCGAGGATGGCCACAAACTGTGCGATAGTCTGATAGCTCTGGTACAGGAGAGAGCGGAGATCGAGAAGAGTTACGCGAAAGCGTTGAAAAATTGGTCGAAGAATTGGAACGATAAGATTGAGAAGGGACCTGAATATGGCACCACCGAGGCAGCATGGAAAGGAGTACTCGTTGAATCCGACAGGTTGTGCGATCTTCACCTCAGGGTCAAAGAGAACCTCTGCAACGAAATCATTCTTCACGTGAAATCGTGGCAGAAGGACACCTATCACAAG TCGATGATGACCCTAAAGGAACGCAAAGAAATGGAGGACGCGTTCAAGAAAGCGCAGAAACCATGGGCGAAGCTTTTGCAAAAAGTCGAGAAAGCAAAATCAGAGTATCACAACAGCTGTAAAACAGAACGAACCGCGGCGAACGTGGAAAGGAATGCTTCTGCTGATACTTCACTTTCGCCAGACCAG AAAGCACTGCTG GTGAAGAAGATGCAAGACAGGGTGCAGAAGACGAAGGAAGAGGTGCAGAAAGCGAAAGAAAAGTATGAAGCTGCTCTTCAGGAAATTAATCAGTACAACCCTAAGTATATGGAGGACATGACACAGGTGTTCGAAAAGTGCCAAGAAATGGAGGCGCAGCGACTTCAGTTCTTCAAAGAAGTCCTCTTCGGCATCCACAAATGCCTTAATATATCGCAGGATCCAGT ACTCCCGCAAATATACGAAGAATTCTACCACACAATAAACAACGCGGACCACGAAAAAGACTTGAAATGGTGGTCTAACAACCACGGTGTAAATATGGCCATGAACTGGCCGCAGTTCGAG GACTACACAGAGGAATTCCGTGAGATCACCAAGGGCTCGAAGTCGAAGGAGGCACTTCCGGCTGGCTCCATCACGCTCATCAATCAACGCCCGGTCGGCGAGGACCTGCAT gaGTTCCCACCTGTTAACAATAAATCAAAATCGAAACCAACATCCAGGGTAATATCAACGGACAGCGGTCACGGAGATAATAAAACGGACACGATCAGTTCCAGCAAACATTCTTCCGAGAAGAATAATCACGATGGTAATTCGGTGAACAGGACTTCCACGATTAC TAACGGTACAAACGTAAAGCAAGAATCAAATCCATTTGAAGAGGAATGGGATGAAGATGGTGGTGAACCGTTGGTCGATAATGGAGAACCTGGAGTTCTTGTGCGTGCGTTGTATGACTATAAGGGAGCCGAAGCAGACGAGCTTAGCTTTAAACAAG GTGACATGTTCGAGAAATTAGAAGACGAAGATGAGCAAGGATGGTGTAAAGGACGAAAAGATGGTATAGTGGGTCTCTATCCCGCGAATTACGTAGACCTAGTGTCTGAGTAA
- the Synd gene encoding protein kinase C and casein kinase substrate in neurons protein Synd isoform X5 has protein sequence MSHHSDDNMLIATSDSFWEPGNYKRTTKRIEDGHKLCDSLIALVQERAEIEKSYAKALKNWSKNWNDKIEKGPEYGTTEAAWKGVLVESDRLCDLHLRVKENLCNEIILHVKSWQKDTYHKSMMTLKERKEMEDAFKKAQKPWAKLLQKVEKAKSEYHNSCKTERTAANVERNASADTSLSPDQMTVCGCRAWGLRLRKTFAKSKIGDVQLVKKMQDRVQKTKEEVQKAKEKYEAALQEINQYNPKYMEDMTQVFEKCQEMEAQRLQFFKEVLFGIHKCLNISQDPVLPQIYEEFYHTINNADHEKDLKWWSNNHGVNMAMNWPQFEEFPPVNNKSKSKPTSRVISTDSGHGDNKTDTISSSKHSSEKNNHDGNSVNRTSTITNGTNVKQESNPFEEEWDEDGGEPLVDNGEPGVLVRALYDYKGAEADELSFKQGDMFEKLEDEDEQGWCKGRKDGIVGLYPANYVDLVSE, from the exons ATGTCACATCACAGCGACGATAACATGCTGATAGCAACCTCGGACTCCTTCTGGGAGCCGGGTAATTACAAACGGACGACCAAAAGGATCGAGGATGGCCACAAACTGTGCGATAGTCTGATAGCTCTGGTACAGGAGAGAGCGGAGATCGAGAAGAGTTACGCGAAAGCGTTGAAAAATTGGTCGAAGAATTGGAACGATAAGATTGAGAAGGGACCTGAATATGGCACCACCGAGGCAGCATGGAAAGGAGTACTCGTTGAATCCGACAGGTTGTGCGATCTTCACCTCAGGGTCAAAGAGAACCTCTGCAACGAAATCATTCTTCACGTGAAATCGTGGCAGAAGGACACCTATCACAAG TCGATGATGACCCTAAAGGAACGCAAAGAAATGGAGGACGCGTTCAAGAAAGCGCAGAAACCATGGGCGAAGCTTTTGCAAAAAGTCGAGAAAGCAAAATCAGAGTATCACAACAGCTGTAAAACAGAACGAACCGCGGCGAACGTGGAAAGGAATGCTTCTGCTGATACTTCACTTTCGCCAGACCAG ATGACAGTTTGTGGATGTCGTGCATGGGGCCTGAGATTACGAAAAACCTTTGCGAAATCTAAAATAGGAGACGTTCAGctt GTGAAGAAGATGCAAGACAGGGTGCAGAAGACGAAGGAAGAGGTGCAGAAAGCGAAAGAAAAGTATGAAGCTGCTCTTCAGGAAATTAATCAGTACAACCCTAAGTATATGGAGGACATGACACAGGTGTTCGAAAAGTGCCAAGAAATGGAGGCGCAGCGACTTCAGTTCTTCAAAGAAGTCCTCTTCGGCATCCACAAATGCCTTAATATATCGCAGGATCCAGT ACTCCCGCAAATATACGAAGAATTCTACCACACAATAAACAACGCGGACCACGAAAAAGACTTGAAATGGTGGTCTAACAACCACGGTGTAAATATGGCCATGAACTGGCCGCAGTTCGAG gaGTTCCCACCTGTTAACAATAAATCAAAATCGAAACCAACATCCAGGGTAATATCAACGGACAGCGGTCACGGAGATAATAAAACGGACACGATCAGTTCCAGCAAACATTCTTCCGAGAAGAATAATCACGATGGTAATTCGGTGAACAGGACTTCCACGATTAC TAACGGTACAAACGTAAAGCAAGAATCAAATCCATTTGAAGAGGAATGGGATGAAGATGGTGGTGAACCGTTGGTCGATAATGGAGAACCTGGAGTTCTTGTGCGTGCGTTGTATGACTATAAGGGAGCCGAAGCAGACGAGCTTAGCTTTAAACAAG GTGACATGTTCGAGAAATTAGAAGACGAAGATGAGCAAGGATGGTGTAAAGGACGAAAAGATGGTATAGTGGGTCTCTATCCCGCGAATTACGTAGACCTAGTGTCTGAGTAA
- the Synd gene encoding protein kinase C and casein kinase substrate in neurons protein Synd isoform X2 translates to MSHHSDDNMLIATSDSFWEPGNYKRTTKRIEDGHKLCDSLIALVQERAEIEKSYAKALKNWSKNWNDKIEKGPEYGTTEAAWKGVLVESDRLCDLHLRVKENLCNEIILHVKSWQKDTYHKSMMTLKERKEMEDAFKKAQKPWAKLLQKVEKAKSEYHNSCKTERTAANVERNASADTSLSPDQMARGSENVKKMQDRVQKTKEEVQKAKEKYEAALQEINQYNPKYMEDMTQVFEKCQEMEAQRLQFFKEVLFGIHKCLNISQDPVLPQIYEEFYHTINNADHEKDLKWWSNNHGVNMAMNWPQFEDYTEEFREITKGSKSKEALPAGSITLINQRPVGEDLHEFPPVNNKSKSKPTSRVISTDSGHGDNKTDTISSSKHSSEKNNHDGNSVNRTSTITNGTNVKQESNPFEEEWDEDGGEPLVDNGEPGVLVRALYDYKGAEADELSFKQGDMFEKLEDEDEQGWCKGRKDGIVGLYPANYVDLVSE, encoded by the exons ATGTCACATCACAGCGACGATAACATGCTGATAGCAACCTCGGACTCCTTCTGGGAGCCGGGTAATTACAAACGGACGACCAAAAGGATCGAGGATGGCCACAAACTGTGCGATAGTCTGATAGCTCTGGTACAGGAGAGAGCGGAGATCGAGAAGAGTTACGCGAAAGCGTTGAAAAATTGGTCGAAGAATTGGAACGATAAGATTGAGAAGGGACCTGAATATGGCACCACCGAGGCAGCATGGAAAGGAGTACTCGTTGAATCCGACAGGTTGTGCGATCTTCACCTCAGGGTCAAAGAGAACCTCTGCAACGAAATCATTCTTCACGTGAAATCGTGGCAGAAGGACACCTATCACAAG TCGATGATGACCCTAAAGGAACGCAAAGAAATGGAGGACGCGTTCAAGAAAGCGCAGAAACCATGGGCGAAGCTTTTGCAAAAAGTCGAGAAAGCAAAATCAGAGTATCACAACAGCTGTAAAACAGAACGAACCGCGGCGAACGTGGAAAGGAATGCTTCTGCTGATACTTCACTTTCGCCAGACCAG ATGGCCCGAGGCTCCGAAAAC GTGAAGAAGATGCAAGACAGGGTGCAGAAGACGAAGGAAGAGGTGCAGAAAGCGAAAGAAAAGTATGAAGCTGCTCTTCAGGAAATTAATCAGTACAACCCTAAGTATATGGAGGACATGACACAGGTGTTCGAAAAGTGCCAAGAAATGGAGGCGCAGCGACTTCAGTTCTTCAAAGAAGTCCTCTTCGGCATCCACAAATGCCTTAATATATCGCAGGATCCAGT ACTCCCGCAAATATACGAAGAATTCTACCACACAATAAACAACGCGGACCACGAAAAAGACTTGAAATGGTGGTCTAACAACCACGGTGTAAATATGGCCATGAACTGGCCGCAGTTCGAG GACTACACAGAGGAATTCCGTGAGATCACCAAGGGCTCGAAGTCGAAGGAGGCACTTCCGGCTGGCTCCATCACGCTCATCAATCAACGCCCGGTCGGCGAGGACCTGCAT gaGTTCCCACCTGTTAACAATAAATCAAAATCGAAACCAACATCCAGGGTAATATCAACGGACAGCGGTCACGGAGATAATAAAACGGACACGATCAGTTCCAGCAAACATTCTTCCGAGAAGAATAATCACGATGGTAATTCGGTGAACAGGACTTCCACGATTAC TAACGGTACAAACGTAAAGCAAGAATCAAATCCATTTGAAGAGGAATGGGATGAAGATGGTGGTGAACCGTTGGTCGATAATGGAGAACCTGGAGTTCTTGTGCGTGCGTTGTATGACTATAAGGGAGCCGAAGCAGACGAGCTTAGCTTTAAACAAG GTGACATGTTCGAGAAATTAGAAGACGAAGATGAGCAAGGATGGTGTAAAGGACGAAAAGATGGTATAGTGGGTCTCTATCCCGCGAATTACGTAGACCTAGTGTCTGAGTAA
- the Synd gene encoding protein kinase C and casein kinase substrate in neurons protein Synd isoform X4: MSHHSDDNMLIATSDSFWEPGNYKRTTKRIEDGHKLCDSLIALVQERAEIEKSYAKALKNWSKNWNDKIEKGPEYGTTEAAWKGVLVESDRLCDLHLRVKENLCNEIILHVKSWQKDTYHKSMMTLKERKEMEDAFKKAQKPWAKLLQKVEKAKSEYHNSCKTERTAANVERNASADTSLSPDQVKKMQDRVQKTKEEVQKAKEKYEAALQEINQYNPKYMEDMTQVFEKCQEMEAQRLQFFKEVLFGIHKCLNISQDPVLPQIYEEFYHTINNADHEKDLKWWSNNHGVNMAMNWPQFEDYTEEFREITKGSKSKEALPAGSITLINQRPVGEDLHEFPPVNNKSKSKPTSRVISTDSGHGDNKTDTISSSKHSSEKNNHDGNSVNRTSTITNGTNVKQESNPFEEEWDEDGGEPLVDNGEPGVLVRALYDYKGAEADELSFKQGDMFEKLEDEDEQGWCKGRKDGIVGLYPANYVDLVSE, encoded by the exons ATGTCACATCACAGCGACGATAACATGCTGATAGCAACCTCGGACTCCTTCTGGGAGCCGGGTAATTACAAACGGACGACCAAAAGGATCGAGGATGGCCACAAACTGTGCGATAGTCTGATAGCTCTGGTACAGGAGAGAGCGGAGATCGAGAAGAGTTACGCGAAAGCGTTGAAAAATTGGTCGAAGAATTGGAACGATAAGATTGAGAAGGGACCTGAATATGGCACCACCGAGGCAGCATGGAAAGGAGTACTCGTTGAATCCGACAGGTTGTGCGATCTTCACCTCAGGGTCAAAGAGAACCTCTGCAACGAAATCATTCTTCACGTGAAATCGTGGCAGAAGGACACCTATCACAAG TCGATGATGACCCTAAAGGAACGCAAAGAAATGGAGGACGCGTTCAAGAAAGCGCAGAAACCATGGGCGAAGCTTTTGCAAAAAGTCGAGAAAGCAAAATCAGAGTATCACAACAGCTGTAAAACAGAACGAACCGCGGCGAACGTGGAAAGGAATGCTTCTGCTGATACTTCACTTTCGCCAGACCAG GTGAAGAAGATGCAAGACAGGGTGCAGAAGACGAAGGAAGAGGTGCAGAAAGCGAAAGAAAAGTATGAAGCTGCTCTTCAGGAAATTAATCAGTACAACCCTAAGTATATGGAGGACATGACACAGGTGTTCGAAAAGTGCCAAGAAATGGAGGCGCAGCGACTTCAGTTCTTCAAAGAAGTCCTCTTCGGCATCCACAAATGCCTTAATATATCGCAGGATCCAGT ACTCCCGCAAATATACGAAGAATTCTACCACACAATAAACAACGCGGACCACGAAAAAGACTTGAAATGGTGGTCTAACAACCACGGTGTAAATATGGCCATGAACTGGCCGCAGTTCGAG GACTACACAGAGGAATTCCGTGAGATCACCAAGGGCTCGAAGTCGAAGGAGGCACTTCCGGCTGGCTCCATCACGCTCATCAATCAACGCCCGGTCGGCGAGGACCTGCAT gaGTTCCCACCTGTTAACAATAAATCAAAATCGAAACCAACATCCAGGGTAATATCAACGGACAGCGGTCACGGAGATAATAAAACGGACACGATCAGTTCCAGCAAACATTCTTCCGAGAAGAATAATCACGATGGTAATTCGGTGAACAGGACTTCCACGATTAC TAACGGTACAAACGTAAAGCAAGAATCAAATCCATTTGAAGAGGAATGGGATGAAGATGGTGGTGAACCGTTGGTCGATAATGGAGAACCTGGAGTTCTTGTGCGTGCGTTGTATGACTATAAGGGAGCCGAAGCAGACGAGCTTAGCTTTAAACAAG GTGACATGTTCGAGAAATTAGAAGACGAAGATGAGCAAGGATGGTGTAAAGGACGAAAAGATGGTATAGTGGGTCTCTATCCCGCGAATTACGTAGACCTAGTGTCTGAGTAA